In Burkholderia sp. GAS332, one DNA window encodes the following:
- a CDS encoding FMN adenylyltransferase /riboflavin kinase: MRVFRGLPNAESRAPCALTIGNFDGVHRGHQALLAHVRAAADARGLPVCVMTFEPHPREFFNPAGAPPRIAMLRDKLEALRTNGVDRVVVEHFNHTFASQSPDAFVERIIVNGLHARWVMIGDDFRYGAKRAGDFASLKTAGQHYGFEVEQMATVADPSGARISSSGVRTALVSGDLDSARAALGRDYLISGHVVHGMKLGRDLGFPTLNLPIAHKRPALAGIFVVRVHGVADEPLPGVASLGLRPTVDDSGRVLLEVHLLDWHGDAYGKLVRVEFLKKLRDEEKYVDLETLTAAIARDVANARAWFAAVGAGTPGSRSTGFATSATDRIR; this comes from the coding sequence GTGAGAGTCTTCCGCGGTCTTCCCAATGCTGAAAGCCGTGCGCCCTGCGCACTGACCATCGGCAACTTCGACGGTGTCCACCGCGGCCATCAGGCTTTGCTCGCCCACGTCCGGGCCGCAGCCGATGCACGCGGCCTGCCCGTCTGCGTGATGACCTTCGAGCCGCACCCGCGCGAGTTCTTCAACCCGGCTGGCGCGCCGCCGCGAATCGCGATGCTGCGCGACAAGCTCGAGGCGCTGCGCACCAACGGCGTCGACCGGGTCGTGGTCGAGCATTTCAATCACACCTTCGCGAGCCAGTCGCCGGATGCGTTTGTCGAACGGATCATCGTCAACGGGCTGCATGCGCGCTGGGTGATGATCGGCGACGACTTCCGCTACGGCGCGAAACGCGCGGGCGATTTTGCGTCGCTCAAGACCGCGGGTCAGCACTACGGTTTCGAAGTCGAGCAGATGGCCACCGTGGCGGATCCGTCGGGCGCGCGCATTTCCAGCTCGGGCGTGCGCACGGCGCTGGTGTCGGGCGATCTCGACTCGGCGCGCGCTGCGCTGGGCCGCGACTACCTGATCAGCGGCCACGTCGTGCATGGCATGAAGCTCGGCCGCGATCTCGGTTTCCCCACGCTCAATCTGCCGATCGCACACAAGCGTCCGGCACTGGCGGGCATTTTCGTGGTGCGCGTGCATGGTGTGGCGGACGAACCGTTGCCGGGCGTTGCCAGCCTCGGCCTGCGCCCCACCGTCGACGATTCCGGCCGCGTGCTGCTCGAAGTGCATCTGCTCGATTGGCACGGCGATGCGTATGGCAAACTCGTGCGCGTCGAATTCCTGAAAAAGCTGCGTGACGAGGAAAAATACGTCGACCTCGAAACCCTGACCGCCGCCATCGCGCGCGACGTCGCCAATGCGCGCGCGTGGTTCGCGGCCGTCGGCGCCGGCACGCCTGGCAGCCGTTCCACCGGTTTCGCCACCTCGGCCACCGACCGAATTAGATAG
- a CDS encoding formyltetrahydrofolate-dependent phosphoribosylglycinamide formyltransferase (manually curated) — MKKLVILISGRGSNMEAIIRACADEGWAAQVAAVIANRPDAAGLAFAASHGIATAVVDHRQFPDRDSFDAALAREIDSFGPDLVVLAGFMRVLTAGFVDHYAGRMLNVHPSLLPSFPGLKTHQQALDAGVRLHGASVHFVTSQLDHGPIVAQAAVPVEAGDTPAMLAERVLATEHIIYPRAVRWFVEGRLALDGLRVTLTPPEPQWLFAGHTAGEGA, encoded by the coding sequence ATGAAAAAACTCGTCATCCTGATTTCCGGACGGGGAAGCAACATGGAAGCTATCATTCGCGCCTGCGCGGACGAGGGCTGGGCGGCGCAAGTCGCCGCCGTGATTGCCAACCGTCCTGACGCCGCGGGCCTTGCGTTCGCAGCGTCGCACGGCATTGCCACGGCGGTGGTCGACCACCGCCAGTTTCCCGATCGCGACAGCTTCGACGCAGCGCTGGCGCGAGAAATCGACAGTTTCGGGCCCGATCTGGTCGTGCTGGCCGGCTTCATGCGGGTGCTCACGGCCGGTTTCGTCGACCATTACGCGGGGCGCATGCTGAACGTGCACCCGTCGCTGCTGCCGAGCTTTCCGGGCCTGAAAACCCATCAACAAGCGCTTGACGCTGGCGTGCGGCTGCACGGCGCGTCGGTGCATTTTGTCACGTCGCAGCTGGACCACGGGCCGATCGTCGCGCAGGCGGCTGTCCCCGTTGAGGCTGGCGACACCCCCGCCATGCTCGCGGAACGCGTGCTGGCAACCGAACACATTATTTATCCACGCGCGGTGCGCTGGTTCGTCGAAGGGCGTCTTGCCCTCGACGGCTTGCGTGTCACGCTTACGCCGCCGGAGCCGCAATGGCTCTTTGCCGGTCACACCGCCGGAGAGGGCGCATGA
- a CDS encoding 16S rRNA (cytosine967-C5)-methyltransferase: MRLHGFLIGQTETLLAEVLKLSGPADATTSRFFRAHPKLGHGERGVIAEAVFAVLRRRMEFAHLAEGGAGSPARRMALLGLMQTAGRTALKPFLSETESNWLEHVAKIDPESLPLRIRLNLPDWIYQALSKRFEPAELAQLAAALNYPAPLDLRANPIKASRDDVLNALSKAGIEGGATPFAPFGVRVVGKPPLTKLDAFQHGWVEVQDEGSQLLCSLVAPKRGEMIVDFCAGAGGKTLALGAAMRSTGRLYAFDVSERRLAKLKPRLARSGLSNVNPVLIDSEHDAKIKRLAGKIDRVLVDAPCSGLGTLRRNPDLKWRQSPESVAELAPKQASILASASRLVKKGGRLVYATCSILEAENEAVVQQFLADHPDFALVPARDVLAEQRIDLEMGDYLSLWPHRHATDGFFAAVLERQS; this comes from the coding sequence ATGAGATTACATGGTTTTTTGATTGGACAAACTGAGACTTTGCTGGCTGAAGTCCTGAAACTGAGCGGCCCAGCCGACGCCACGACGAGCCGCTTTTTCCGCGCGCATCCGAAGCTCGGGCACGGCGAGCGCGGCGTGATCGCCGAGGCGGTCTTCGCGGTGCTGCGTCGCCGGATGGAATTCGCCCACCTGGCCGAAGGCGGCGCGGGCAGCCCGGCTCGCCGCATGGCCTTGCTGGGACTGATGCAGACGGCGGGTCGCACGGCCCTCAAGCCGTTCTTGTCGGAAACCGAATCGAACTGGCTCGAACACGTCGCGAAGATCGACCCTGAAAGCTTGCCGCTGCGGATTCGCCTGAATCTGCCCGACTGGATCTATCAGGCGCTCTCCAAGCGTTTCGAACCCGCGGAACTGGCGCAACTGGCCGCCGCGCTGAACTATCCGGCGCCGCTGGACCTGCGCGCGAACCCGATCAAGGCAAGCCGCGACGACGTGCTGAACGCGCTGTCGAAGGCCGGCATCGAAGGTGGCGCGACGCCTTTCGCGCCGTTCGGTGTGCGAGTGGTCGGCAAGCCGCCGCTCACCAAGCTCGACGCGTTCCAGCACGGCTGGGTTGAAGTCCAGGACGAAGGCAGCCAGTTGCTGTGTTCGCTGGTCGCGCCCAAGCGCGGCGAAATGATCGTGGATTTCTGTGCGGGCGCGGGCGGCAAGACGCTGGCGTTGGGCGCGGCGATGCGCTCTACCGGGCGTCTGTACGCATTCGACGTCTCCGAGCGCCGTTTGGCCAAGCTCAAGCCGCGCCTCGCGCGGAGCGGCCTGTCGAACGTGAATCCGGTGCTGATCGACAGCGAACACGATGCGAAGATCAAGCGTCTGGCCGGCAAGATCGACCGCGTGCTGGTCGACGCGCCGTGCAGCGGCTTGGGTACGCTGCGCCGTAACCCGGACCTGAAATGGCGCCAGTCGCCGGAGTCGGTTGCCGAACTGGCGCCGAAGCAGGCGTCGATTCTCGCCAGCGCCTCGCGTCTGGTGAAGAAGGGCGGCCGTCTCGTCTACGCGACCTGCTCGATTCTGGAAGCGGAAAACGAAGCCGTCGTGCAGCAGTTCCTCGCCGACCATCCGGACTTCGCCTTGGTCCCGGCACGCGACGTGTTGGCCGAGCAGCGCATCGACCTGGAAATGGGCGATTACCTGTCGCTGTGGCCGCACCGTCACGCCACGGACGGTTTCTTCGCAGCCGTGCTCGAACGCCAGAGCTAA
- a CDS encoding Mechanosensitive ion channel (manually curated): MQNRIFPHMFGDLARDFGQPMMLWQVGVLLGTLAIAWLLARLLRRTLDLRRQTRYQTLRFGAESLNRAFFPLIGAAFVWLAQAVTGQFMHTALLDLALVPLIGIGLIYIVFFFARRVFSQDGANHPWLFLVEKVVSLVVWIGMVLTVMGIQDDVIAWMGSVRFRVANAHMTLLSLTTGLLWVCVTMIVAMWLGATFEDRLMRSNTLDANLKVVVARVGRAAFVLAAVLISLSLVGIDITVLGVFGGALGVGLGFGLQKIASNYVSGFIILIDRSLRIGDTINVSGLQGMVTQIRTRYTVVRGLDGIETLIPNEKLITDVVQNQSSYLTRGYAKVAVQVAYSSDVEQAMALLAEAAQGVARVLQEPAPTPYLASFGADGINLELGFWIDEAATGTAGVRSAVNRNIWRLFSEHDISIPFAQREVRIVGNVSDAMPQAVTMTAPAANQADSGH; the protein is encoded by the coding sequence ATGCAAAACCGCATTTTTCCTCACATGTTCGGCGACCTCGCGCGCGACTTCGGCCAGCCGATGATGCTGTGGCAGGTCGGCGTGCTGCTCGGGACGCTCGCCATTGCCTGGTTGCTCGCGCGCCTGTTGCGCCGGACGCTCGATCTGCGGCGCCAGACGCGGTACCAGACCCTGCGTTTCGGCGCGGAAAGCCTGAACCGGGCGTTCTTTCCGCTGATCGGTGCGGCGTTCGTCTGGCTCGCGCAGGCGGTCACCGGCCAGTTCATGCACACTGCGCTGCTCGATCTGGCGCTGGTGCCGCTGATCGGTATCGGCCTGATTTACATCGTGTTTTTCTTCGCGCGGCGGGTTTTCAGCCAGGACGGCGCGAACCATCCGTGGCTATTCCTGGTTGAGAAGGTCGTCTCGCTGGTCGTCTGGATCGGCATGGTGCTCACCGTGATGGGCATTCAGGACGACGTGATCGCCTGGATGGGCAGCGTGCGCTTCAGGGTCGCGAATGCGCACATGACGCTGCTCTCGCTCACCACGGGCCTCCTGTGGGTGTGCGTGACGATGATCGTCGCGATGTGGCTCGGCGCCACCTTCGAAGACCGCCTGATGCGCTCCAACACGCTCGACGCCAACCTCAAAGTGGTGGTGGCGCGGGTCGGGCGTGCCGCGTTCGTGCTGGCGGCGGTGCTGATCAGCCTGTCGCTGGTGGGCATCGACATTACGGTGCTGGGCGTGTTCGGTGGCGCGCTGGGTGTGGGGCTTGGGTTCGGGCTGCAAAAGATCGCCAGCAACTACGTCTCGGGCTTCATCATCCTGATCGACCGGTCGCTGCGGATCGGCGACACGATCAACGTCAGCGGCCTGCAGGGCATGGTCACGCAGATCCGCACGCGTTACACGGTGGTGCGCGGCCTGGATGGCATCGAAACGCTGATCCCGAATGAAAAGCTGATTACGGACGTGGTGCAGAACCAGTCGTCCTATCTGACGCGCGGCTACGCCAAGGTGGCCGTGCAGGTCGCATACTCCTCCGACGTCGAGCAGGCGATGGCCTTGCTCGCCGAGGCCGCGCAGGGCGTCGCGCGGGTACTCCAGGAGCCGGCGCCTACGCCCTATCTGGCCAGCTTTGGCGCCGACGGCATCAACCTCGAGCTGGGCTTCTGGATCGATGAGGCGGCGACAGGCACGGCAGGCGTGCGCTCGGCCGTCAATCGCAACATCTGGCGTTTGTTCTCCGAACACGACATCTCGATTCCTTTCGCGCAACGCGAAGTGCGAATCGTCGGCAACGTGAGCGACGCGATGCCGCAAGCGGTAACAATGACCGCTCCCGCGGCAAATCAGGCCGACAGCGGCCACTGA
- a CDS encoding stearoyl-CoA desaturase (delta-9 desaturase): MLNSLLDFLAHGLLHFSWWQLVLYTLIATHITIIGVTVYLHRCQAHRALELHPIVSHFFRFWLWMTTGMLTGQWAAIHRKHHAKCETEEDPHSPQTRGIWKVLLEGAELYRTEAKNEETMRKFSHGTPNDWMERNVYTKYPILGVSLMMVLNVALFGVVGLTIWAVQMVWIPFWAAGVVNGLAHWWGYRNFNSSDASTNIFPWGILIGGEELHNNHHTYATSAKLSNKWYEFDIGWMYIRIMSAFRLAKVKKVAPTPRLTTGKLVLDQDTLQAVLANRYEVMARYGKALKRAYRQELAHLKEVGAREKYQVMRGARSWFHKEEAGLDEPQKRQLPQIFANSQKLKTYIDMRNELAAMWERSNASRDQLLIQLQDWCHRAEQSGIKALQEFAMRLRRYA, from the coding sequence TTGTTGAATTCCTTACTCGATTTCCTTGCCCACGGCCTGCTGCACTTTTCGTGGTGGCAACTTGTGCTGTACACGCTGATCGCGACGCACATCACGATCATTGGCGTAACGGTCTATCTGCATCGCTGCCAGGCGCACCGCGCGCTGGAGCTGCATCCGATCGTCAGTCATTTTTTCCGTTTCTGGCTGTGGATGACCACCGGCATGCTGACCGGCCAATGGGCCGCGATTCACCGTAAGCACCACGCGAAGTGCGAGACCGAAGAAGATCCGCACAGCCCGCAAACGCGCGGCATCTGGAAGGTGCTGCTCGAAGGCGCAGAGCTGTATCGCACCGAAGCCAAGAATGAAGAAACGATGCGCAAGTTCAGTCACGGCACGCCGAACGACTGGATGGAACGCAACGTCTACACCAAGTACCCGATCCTCGGCGTGAGCCTGATGATGGTGCTGAACGTCGCGCTGTTCGGCGTCGTTGGCCTGACGATCTGGGCCGTGCAGATGGTGTGGATTCCGTTCTGGGCAGCCGGTGTCGTCAACGGCCTCGCGCACTGGTGGGGCTACCGTAACTTCAACTCGTCGGATGCCAGCACCAACATTTTCCCGTGGGGCATCCTCATCGGCGGTGAAGAGCTGCATAACAATCACCACACGTATGCAACGTCGGCCAAGCTGTCGAACAAGTGGTACGAGTTCGATATCGGCTGGATGTACATCCGCATCATGTCGGCATTCCGTCTGGCCAAGGTGAAGAAGGTCGCGCCTACGCCACGTCTGACCACCGGCAAGCTGGTGCTCGATCAGGACACGTTGCAAGCCGTGCTGGCAAATCGCTACGAAGTCATGGCGCGTTACGGCAAGGCGCTCAAGCGCGCCTATCGCCAGGAGCTGGCGCATCTGAAGGAAGTTGGCGCGCGCGAGAAGTATCAGGTGATGCGCGGTGCGCGTAGCTGGTTCCACAAGGAAGAGGCGGGTCTCGATGAGCCGCAGAAGCGCCAGTTGCCGCAAATCTTCGCGAACAGCCAGAAGCTGAAGACCTACATCGACATGCGCAATGAACTGGCGGCGATGTGGGAGCGCTCGAATGCGTCGCGCGATCAACTGCTGATTCAGTTGCAAGACTGGTGTCATCGCGCCGAGCAGAGCGGTATTAAGGCGCTGCAAGAATTCGCGATGCGTCTGCGCCGTTATGCTTGA
- a CDS encoding quinolinate synthetase → MDQQAIRTVEYDRPQAQGTTCGIGQAWAKVPDVPSAEQKVALKERIRALLKREKAVLVAHYYVDAELQELADETGGCVADSLEMARFGRDHEAQTLVVAGVRFMGETAKILSPDKRILMPDLDATCSLDLGCPVDEFSAFCDAHPDRTVVVYANTSAAVKARADWMVTSSIGLEIVADLHARGEKIIWAPDRHLGSYIQSKTGADMLLWQGSCLVHDEFKGIELDLLRAEYPGAKVLVHPESPANVVAQADVVGSTTQLIDAAQKLDATHFIVATDLGILHKMQLAAPGKTLIAAPTAGNSATCKSCAHCPWMAMNGLANLADVLERGHNEIFVDRAIGERARLPIDRMLDFAARHKKRVQASGDLARDAQLYSNVGAA, encoded by the coding sequence ATGGATCAGCAGGCGATCAGGACCGTCGAATACGACCGGCCACAGGCGCAGGGCACAACCTGCGGGATCGGGCAGGCGTGGGCGAAGGTGCCCGACGTGCCGTCCGCGGAACAGAAGGTGGCGCTGAAGGAGCGCATCCGCGCATTGCTCAAGCGCGAGAAAGCCGTGCTCGTTGCGCACTATTACGTCGACGCGGAATTGCAGGAACTCGCCGACGAAACCGGTGGCTGTGTGGCTGACTCGCTGGAGATGGCGCGTTTCGGCCGCGATCACGAGGCGCAAACGCTGGTGGTGGCAGGCGTGCGCTTCATGGGCGAGACCGCGAAGATCCTCAGCCCGGACAAGCGTATTCTGATGCCGGATCTCGACGCGACCTGCTCGCTCGACCTCGGCTGTCCGGTCGATGAATTCTCGGCGTTCTGTGACGCTCATCCGGATCGCACGGTGGTCGTGTACGCGAACACCAGCGCGGCCGTCAAGGCTCGCGCGGACTGGATGGTGACGTCGTCGATCGGGCTGGAAATCGTTGCCGATCTGCACGCACGCGGCGAAAAGATTATCTGGGCGCCGGATCGGCACCTCGGCAGCTATATCCAGAGCAAGACCGGCGCGGACATGCTGCTGTGGCAGGGCTCGTGTCTCGTGCACGACGAATTCAAGGGCATTGAACTCGATCTGCTGCGCGCCGAATATCCTGGCGCGAAAGTGCTGGTGCATCCGGAGTCGCCGGCTAACGTGGTCGCGCAGGCGGACGTGGTGGGTTCGACAACCCAGTTGATCGACGCCGCGCAAAAACTCGACGCAACGCATTTCATCGTGGCGACCGACCTCGGCATTCTGCACAAGATGCAGCTCGCCGCGCCCGGCAAGACCTTGATCGCCGCGCCGACGGCCGGCAACAGCGCGACCTGCAAGAGCTGCGCGCATTGCCCGTGGATGGCCATGAACGGCCTCGCCAATCTCGCCGACGTGCTCGAGCGCGGTCACAACGAAATCTTCGTCGATCGGGCGATCGGCGAGCGGGCGCGTCTGCCGATCGACCGGATGCTCGACTTCGCGGCGCGTCACAAGAAGCGCGTGCAAGCCAGCGGCGATCTCGCGCGCGACGCGCAACTGTATTCGAACGTGGGGGCGGCGTAA
- a CDS encoding nicotinate-nucleotide pyrophosphorylase [carboxylating], with protein sequence MGAVERNQVEAVSPLFAEIHAQYGAAFDAALERNVADALSEDVGAGDQTGRLVPADDVRDARIIVREEAVLCGVPWFNAVMRHVDPRIDVQWHYREGDRMTADTPVCALRGPVRALLTAERNALNFLQLLSGVASATRRYVDAIAHTQTRILDTRKTLPGLRLAQKYAVRVGGGANQRLALYDGILIKENHIAAAGGVGAAMDAALALNAGVSIQIEVETLAQLETALAHRAQSILLDNFSFDAMRDAVRITAGRAVLEVSGGVNFETVRTIAETGVDRVSIGALTKDVRATDYSMRIV encoded by the coding sequence ATGGGGGCGGTGGAACGCAATCAGGTCGAGGCGGTGTCGCCGCTGTTCGCCGAGATTCATGCGCAGTATGGCGCGGCATTCGATGCCGCGTTAGAACGCAACGTCGCTGACGCGCTGAGCGAAGATGTGGGCGCAGGCGATCAGACCGGCCGCCTTGTCCCCGCGGACGACGTGCGTGATGCACGCATCATCGTGCGCGAAGAGGCCGTGCTGTGCGGCGTGCCCTGGTTCAACGCGGTGATGCGCCACGTCGATCCGCGCATCGATGTGCAGTGGCACTATCGCGAGGGCGATCGGATGACAGCGGATACGCCGGTCTGCGCGCTGCGAGGTCCTGTCCGTGCGCTGTTGACTGCTGAACGCAACGCGTTGAACTTCCTGCAACTGCTGTCGGGCGTGGCGAGCGCAACGCGCCGCTACGTCGACGCCATTGCTCACACGCAAACGCGCATCCTCGATACGCGTAAGACCTTGCCGGGTTTGCGGCTCGCGCAGAAATACGCAGTGCGCGTGGGCGGCGGGGCGAATCAGCGGCTCGCTTTGTACGACGGCATTCTGATCAAGGAAAACCACATTGCCGCTGCCGGAGGCGTCGGCGCGGCAATGGATGCGGCGCTGGCGCTGAATGCGGGCGTGTCGATCCAGATCGAGGTCGAAACGCTGGCCCAGTTGGAAACCGCGCTGGCGCATCGCGCGCAATCCATTCTGCTGGACAACTTTTCGTTCGATGCGATGCGCGACGCAGTGCGTATCACGGCTGGGCGGGCGGTGTTGGAGGTATCCGGCGGAGTGAACTTCGAGACGGTGCGGACCATCGCGGAAACGGGCGTCGATCGCGTGTCGATCGGTGCGTTGACCAAAGACGTGCGCGCGACGGACTACTCGATGCGGATCGTCTGA
- a CDS encoding L-aspartate oxidase: MEFDVAIVGSGLAGLSVALNLAETRRVAVVAKRSMTEGASDWAQGGIAAVLDSADSIENHVRDTLIAGGGLCDEAATRFIVEHGRAAIEWLIEQGVPFTKDDAAELGFHLTREGGHSHRRIIHAADATGHAVVATLSERVRRHPNITLLEDHYAIDLITSDRLGLPGRRCHGLYALDLESGRTVTIEAPHTVLATGGAGKVYLYTTNPDTATGDGIAMAWRAGCRVSNMEFIQFHPTCLFHPYAKSFLISEAVRGEGGILKLPDGTRFMPNHDERAELAPRDIVARAIDFEIKKRGIDCVYLDISHQPPEFLREHFPTILARCLEFGIDITKEPIPVVPAAHYTCGGVVTDLAGKTDLAGLYAVGETSCTGLHGANRLASNSLLECLVIGRSAAQAIEEEGFGAAVHAPLPDWDESRVSDPDEEVVVAHNWDELRRLMWNYVGIVRTDKRLARAKHRLALLRDEIHEYYANFKVNRDLLELRNLVDVASLIVEGARSRRESRGLHFSRDWPATLPKALPTVLSPEHVRNRNV, translated from the coding sequence ATGGAATTCGATGTAGCGATTGTCGGTAGCGGTCTGGCAGGTTTGAGCGTCGCGCTCAATCTCGCGGAGACCCGGCGGGTTGCGGTGGTCGCCAAGCGATCGATGACCGAAGGCGCGAGCGATTGGGCGCAAGGCGGGATCGCCGCCGTCCTGGATTCGGCGGACAGCATCGAAAACCATGTCCGCGACACACTCATCGCCGGGGGCGGTCTGTGCGACGAGGCGGCGACACGCTTTATCGTCGAGCATGGGCGCGCCGCGATCGAATGGCTGATTGAGCAAGGCGTGCCGTTCACCAAAGACGACGCCGCCGAACTCGGCTTTCACCTGACACGCGAAGGCGGTCATAGCCATCGCCGGATCATTCATGCCGCGGATGCAACGGGCCATGCCGTGGTCGCTACGCTCAGCGAGCGGGTACGCCGCCATCCGAACATCACTCTGCTCGAAGATCACTACGCGATCGATCTGATCACGTCGGATCGTCTTGGGTTGCCGGGGCGCCGCTGCCACGGTTTGTATGCACTCGATCTGGAAAGCGGCCGCACCGTGACAATCGAAGCGCCGCATACCGTGCTCGCCACCGGTGGTGCCGGCAAGGTCTATCTGTACACCACTAACCCCGACACCGCGACCGGAGACGGCATCGCGATGGCTTGGCGCGCGGGCTGCCGCGTGTCGAACATGGAATTCATCCAGTTCCATCCGACCTGCCTGTTCCATCCTTACGCGAAGTCGTTCCTGATCTCGGAAGCCGTGCGCGGCGAAGGCGGCATTCTGAAGTTGCCGGACGGCACGCGCTTCATGCCGAACCACGACGAACGCGCCGAACTCGCACCGCGCGACATCGTCGCGCGCGCGATCGACTTCGAGATCAAGAAGCGCGGCATCGATTGCGTCTATCTCGACATTAGCCATCAGCCGCCCGAGTTCCTGCGCGAACACTTCCCAACGATTCTGGCTCGTTGCCTCGAATTCGGCATCGACATCACCAAAGAACCGATTCCGGTTGTGCCTGCCGCGCACTACACGTGCGGCGGCGTCGTGACGGATCTGGCCGGCAAGACTGATCTCGCCGGCCTCTACGCAGTCGGTGAAACGTCGTGCACAGGCCTGCACGGCGCGAACCGGCTTGCCAGCAACTCCTTGCTCGAGTGTCTCGTGATCGGACGCTCCGCTGCGCAGGCCATCGAGGAAGAAGGCTTCGGCGCCGCCGTCCATGCGCCGCTGCCGGACTGGGACGAAAGTCGGGTGTCCGATCCGGACGAGGAAGTGGTGGTCGCGCACAACTGGGATGAACTGCGCCGCTTGATGTGGAACTACGTCGGCATCGTGCGTACGGACAAGCGGCTCGCGCGGGCCAAGCATCGGCTTGCCCTGCTCCGTGACGAGATTCACGAGTATTACGCGAATTTCAAGGTGAACCGCGATCTGCTTGAACTGCGCAATCTGGTCGACGTGGCGTCGCTGATCGTCGAAGGCGCCCGCTCACGGCGCGAAAGCCGCGGCCTGCACTTCAGCCGCGATTGGCCTGCCACCTTGCCTAAAGCACTGCCGACTGTGCTCTCGCCGGAGCATGTGCGCAACCGCAACGTGTGA
- a CDS encoding LSU ribosomal protein L33P, whose amino-acid sequence MAKGARDKIKLESTAGTGHFYTTTKNKRNMPEKMLIKKFDPVVRKHVDYKETKIK is encoded by the coding sequence ATGGCGAAAGGCGCACGCGACAAGATCAAGTTGGAATCGACCGCAGGCACGGGTCACTTCTACACGACGACGAAGAACAAACGCAACATGCCGGAAAAGATGCTGATCAAGAAATTTGATCCGGTCGTCCGTAAGCACGTTGACTACAAGGAAACCAAGATTAAGTAA
- a CDS encoding LSU ribosomal protein L28P — MARVCQVTGKAPMSGNNVSHANNKTKRRFLPNLQNRRIWVESENRWVRLRVSNAGLRLIDKNGIDAVLADLRARGEA, encoded by the coding sequence ATGGCACGCGTATGCCAAGTAACTGGGAAAGCGCCGATGAGCGGCAACAACGTTTCCCACGCGAACAACAAAACCAAGCGCCGGTTCCTGCCGAACCTGCAAAACCGCCGTATTTGGGTGGAAAGCGAAAACCGTTGGGTGCGTCTGCGCGTTTCGAACGCCGGCCTGCGCCTGATCGACAAGAACGGTATCGACGCTGTGCTCGCAGATCTGCGCGCACGCGGTGAAGCCTAA
- a CDS encoding DNA replication and repair protein RadC produces the protein MADHACTIDETPPEAAPPQPAPSAAAAPALSPPRSPAVPRNAVSPQSVGPVPGVAVAAALAGRRPARKLVRGKWLKHDMPRERLIEKGPSALSDTEMIVLVLGAGLPGHDVFDVAHTLLNRFGSLRAMLDASYADFDGLRGIGPAKKAQLLAIMEMARRSLVDKLRERSLMNSPEAVEDYLRLRIGGSPHEVFMSLFLDARHRLIHCEESARGTLTRMAVHPREIVRRALSLNAASLIVAHNHPSGAVQPSASDCRLTHTLRDALALIDVQLIDHLVISADRTYSFARAGWP, from the coding sequence ATGGCCGACCACGCCTGTACGATAGATGAAACGCCGCCGGAAGCAGCCCCGCCGCAGCCTGCGCCGTCCGCAGCCGCAGCACCGGCGTTGTCACCGCCTCGCTCACCGGCCGTTCCCCGCAACGCAGTGAGCCCCCAATCCGTTGGGCCCGTGCCCGGCGTTGCCGTCGCCGCGGCGCTTGCCGGCAGACGCCCGGCCCGAAAGCTCGTGCGCGGCAAATGGCTTAAACACGACATGCCCCGTGAGCGGCTGATCGAGAAAGGACCGAGCGCGCTGTCCGATACCGAAATGATCGTACTGGTGCTCGGCGCGGGCCTGCCCGGCCACGATGTGTTCGACGTCGCGCACACGCTGCTCAACCGGTTCGGCTCGCTGCGCGCCATGCTCGATGCGAGCTACGCGGACTTCGACGGCCTGCGCGGTATCGGCCCGGCGAAAAAGGCCCAGTTGCTGGCCATCATGGAGATGGCGCGACGCTCGCTGGTCGATAAACTGCGTGAGCGCTCACTGATGAACTCGCCTGAAGCCGTGGAAGACTACCTGCGCCTGCGGATCGGCGGCAGTCCGCACGAAGTCTTCATGTCACTCTTTCTCGACGCCCGGCACCGGCTGATCCACTGTGAAGAGAGCGCACGCGGCACGCTGACGCGCATGGCGGTGCATCCACGCGAGATCGTGCGGCGAGCGCTGAGTCTGAATGCGGCCAGTCTGATCGTCGCGCATAATCACCCGTCCGGCGCCGTCCAGCCGAGCGCAAGCGACTGCCGGCTGACGCATACGCTGCGCGACGCCCTTGCGCTGATCGACGTGCAATTGATCGATCATCTGGTGATTAGCGCAGATCGCACGTACTCGTTTGCCCGCGCCGGCTGGCCGTGA